A portion of the Zymoseptoria tritici IPO323 chromosome 8, whole genome shotgun sequence genome contains these proteins:
- the MgCda2 gene encoding putative chitin deacetylase (Hypothetical chitin deacetylase; in yeast this protein together with Cda1p are involved in the biosynthesis of ascospore wall component, chitosan and required for proper rigidity of the ascospore wall) — protein sequence ASAIPTPQSDSPSAYPPGWAVPPTDSAVVQQYIAQIDWNWVRNNISQTTSQYCDPATDPESVALQWENCWWSCNQCRWESDVYVCPTKGEWGLTFDDGPTAATPELLDELASDGTTATFFVTGTQILLFPDTLRRIANEGHEIGIHTWSHAALTTLSSDQIVAELGWTLTIIADTLGYTPSVSLFRPPYGDVDNRVRDIAVQLALTPALWSHDTNDWKLNEDPANQPMLEGELDVIVQSAWGSETGIVTLQHDSTAAVVRYAIDVVLPRAKE from the exons GCCAGCGCCATTCCAACACCGCAATCCGACTCCCCTTCAGCATATCCACCAGGCTGGGCCGTGCCTCCAACCGACAGCGCTGTCGTCCAACAGTACATTGCTCAGATCGACTGGAATTGGGTCCGCAACAACATCTCACAAACGACTTCCCAATACTGCGATCCAGCCACCGATCCCGAGAGCGTTGCCTTGCAATGGGAGAACTGCTGGTGGTCTTGCAACCAATGTCGATGGGAATCCGATGTGTACGTCTGTCCGACCAAGGGAGAGTGGGGTCTGACGTTTGACGACGGCCCAACGGCTGCGACGCCGGAGTTGCTGGATGAGTTGGCTTCGGATGGGACGACTGCGACTTTCTTTGTGACTGGCACTCAAATTCTGCTGTTTCCGGATACTCTGCGGAGAATTGCCAACGAGGGTCATGAGATTGGCATCCACACATG GAGCCACGCCGCCTTGACGACCCTCTCCAGCGACCAAATTGTCGCCGAGCTAGGCTGGACCCTCACAATCATCGCCGACACCCTCGGCTACACCCCATCCGTCTCTCTCTTCCGTCCACCCTACGGCGACGTCGACAACCGTGTACGAGACATCGCAGTACAACTGGCTCTGACACCAGCTCTCTGGTCTCACGATACGAATGACTGGAAGCTCAACGAGGATCCGGCTAATCAGCCAATGCTGGAGGGCGAGTTGGATGTGATTGTGCAGAGTGCTTGGGGTTCGGAGACGGGGATCGTGACACTACAGCACGATTCCACAGCTGCGGTGGTGAGGTATGCGATCGATGTGGTGCTGCCGAGAGCGAAAGAA